One Roseimaritima multifibrata DNA window includes the following coding sequences:
- a CDS encoding amidohydrolase family protein: protein MRIDSHHHLWNYSQSEYPWIDDSKDLLRRDFTPDDLQQVSRHCGITGTIAVQARQHLEETEWLLDQAERSSLICAVVGWAPLASPEIGSILERFAQSTKLRGMRHVVQDEPGDTFFQNDGFQNGIRELTARNLIYDILIYANQLSWTTPFVDQHPNQTFVLDHIAKPTVQQNQLDLNWKRDFCDLAKRGNVACKFSGVVTEVQGDQWTIDTIRPYWETAWEAFGASRMMFGSDWPVCLLRSEYAGWVTAVEELASELSDSEQRAFWSENAIRWYKLPLEPQP, encoded by the coding sequence ATGCGAATCGATAGCCATCATCACCTCTGGAATTATTCCCAAAGCGAGTACCCTTGGATCGACGATTCAAAGGACCTTCTTCGTCGGGACTTCACTCCAGATGACTTGCAGCAAGTCAGTCGTCATTGTGGAATCACCGGAACGATCGCCGTCCAGGCTCGGCAACATCTTGAAGAAACCGAATGGCTGCTGGATCAAGCCGAGCGGTCATCGTTGATCTGCGCGGTTGTTGGCTGGGCGCCTTTGGCGTCGCCCGAAATCGGGTCCATTCTCGAACGGTTTGCTCAATCTACGAAACTGCGAGGAATGCGACATGTCGTGCAAGATGAACCGGGCGACACGTTTTTCCAAAACGATGGGTTTCAAAACGGAATCCGAGAATTGACCGCCAGAAATTTGATCTACGACATCCTGATCTATGCAAATCAATTGTCCTGGACAACGCCATTCGTCGACCAGCATCCCAATCAGACATTTGTGCTTGACCACATTGCCAAACCAACCGTTCAGCAGAATCAGCTAGACCTCAATTGGAAACGGGATTTTTGCGACCTTGCCAAACGGGGGAACGTCGCCTGCAAGTTCTCTGGGGTTGTCACCGAAGTCCAAGGTGATCAATGGACCATCGATACCATTCGTCCATATTGGGAAACCGCCTGGGAAGCCTTTGGTGCTTCGCGAATGATGTTCGGAAGCGACTGGCCCGTTTGTCTGCTCCGTAGCGAATATGCGGGCTGGGTCACTGCCGTTGAAGAACTTGCTTCGGAACTAAGCGATTCCGAACAGCGAGCTTTCTGGTCCGAGAACGCGATTCGTTGGTACAAACTTCCGCTTGAACCACAACCGTGA
- a CDS encoding 4-hydroxybenzoate octaprenyltransferase, with amino-acid sequence MNVPPALSGKPVNSTSITTGQRARRLLELIRFSHTIFALPFACLAALLALRLPLADGTQVTITWWTAIGLILCMVFARSAAMAFNRLVDQTYDAANPRTAGRHLPAGLLSRAEVIGFTLFCAVGFIASCGLFLPNWLPLAASVPVLIFLCGYSLAKRFTSLAHLWLGIALSLAPICVWVAIRGESLLAAPAEWMPSVVLAIAVALWVTGFDIIYACQDETFDRHVGLRSIPARLGARRALHVAACLHMLMIFALLLLPQTTNGLGLGVLYYGAIGLIAALLIYEHRLVKPDDLQRVNDAFFNVNAVISIVLLIAAGIDCWVI; translated from the coding sequence ATGAACGTCCCCCCTGCCCTTTCCGGCAAACCCGTCAATTCAACATCGATCACCACTGGCCAGCGTGCACGCCGACTGCTGGAATTGATCCGGTTCAGCCATACCATCTTCGCCCTCCCGTTCGCTTGCCTAGCCGCCCTGCTGGCGCTTCGCTTGCCGCTTGCGGACGGGACCCAAGTTACGATTACCTGGTGGACGGCGATCGGGTTGATCCTCTGCATGGTGTTCGCTCGTAGTGCCGCGATGGCTTTTAATCGGCTGGTCGATCAGACGTACGATGCGGCCAACCCGCGAACCGCTGGCCGCCACCTGCCAGCGGGCCTGCTTTCCCGAGCCGAGGTGATTGGTTTCACTCTATTTTGCGCCGTCGGCTTTATCGCATCTTGCGGATTATTTTTGCCCAACTGGCTACCGCTGGCCGCTTCGGTCCCCGTTCTGATCTTCCTTTGTGGCTATAGCCTGGCAAAGCGATTTACGTCTTTGGCGCACCTTTGGCTGGGGATCGCACTCAGCTTGGCCCCGATCTGCGTGTGGGTTGCCATTCGCGGAGAAAGCCTATTGGCGGCCCCCGCTGAATGGATGCCGTCGGTGGTGCTGGCGATTGCCGTTGCCCTCTGGGTCACGGGATTCGACATTATTTACGCTTGCCAGGACGAAACTTTTGATCGTCATGTAGGGCTGCGGAGCATCCCTGCCCGCTTGGGAGCACGTCGAGCGCTCCATGTCGCCGCCTGCTTACACATGCTGATGATCTTCGCGCTGCTGTTACTTCCACAGACAACCAACGGTTTAGGTCTAGGTGTCCTGTATTACGGGGCAATTGGATTGATCGCCGCTTTACTGATCTATGAACACCGTTTGGTCAAACCGGACGATCTTCAACGAGTCAACGACGCCTTTTTCAATGTCAACGCAGTCATTAGTATCGTGCTGTTGATTGCAGCCGGTATCGACTGTTGGGTTATCTAA
- a CDS encoding CPBP family intramembrane glutamic endopeptidase, protein MDEPDNFQLDDDELSDIEPQSFFIRAVTFELLLGVVGLVAGWVVGFDARQWIPAFDDLPVIFSSLGWGVIATLPMLLAVFILERLQIAGVQELSTITKDRLLAPMRRLTFMELFAIAVCAGLGEELLFRGFLQAWLIGPLAEAGPGRIFIGLMVASIVFGLVHALTPTYFILAAVVGFYLGGIAIATENLLIPIVAHALYDAVQLVTSVREENAKTSEG, encoded by the coding sequence ATGGATGAACCGGATAATTTTCAGTTGGATGATGACGAACTGTCGGATATTGAACCGCAGTCGTTTTTTATTCGAGCCGTCACCTTTGAATTGCTCCTTGGGGTTGTTGGGTTGGTCGCTGGCTGGGTCGTTGGATTCGACGCCCGCCAGTGGATACCCGCGTTTGATGACCTGCCTGTAATCTTTAGCAGCCTAGGCTGGGGAGTAATCGCGACCCTGCCAATGCTGTTGGCTGTTTTTATCTTAGAACGCCTACAGATCGCTGGCGTGCAAGAACTAAGCACGATCACGAAAGATCGGTTGCTCGCCCCCATGCGGCGATTGACGTTTATGGAATTGTTTGCCATCGCGGTCTGCGCAGGACTTGGCGAAGAACTGTTGTTTCGCGGTTTCCTGCAAGCTTGGCTGATCGGCCCACTGGCTGAAGCTGGTCCAGGCCGAATCTTTATCGGCCTAATGGTCGCCTCGATCGTCTTTGGCTTGGTTCACGCGCTGACGCCTACCTATTTCATTCTGGCAGCCGTGGTGGGGTTCTACCTGGGGGGAATCGCCATCGCGACAGAAAACTTGCTGATCCCCATCGTCGCACATGCCTTGTACGATGCCGTTCAGTTAGTGACCAGCGTCCGCGAAGAGAACGCGAAAACGTCAGAAGGTTAG
- a CDS encoding DUF6513 domain-containing protein gives MSDSPSQQRHIHFITGKLAAPALKEVVVNLADEIGFAFTIDILPITVAALMTPKWIKRHWQIPSQATEIFVPGYIDQPEELQQATSVPISVGPKDLRMLPDSFGSDQSMLEDFGRYDIEILAEINHASRLPAEDLRKQVARLKSDGADWIDLGCSPGRRWDSVGSTVAMIRDIGIKVSIDTFDPWEAKEAARCGAELVLSVNASNRKQALDWGVEVVVVPDRPDDLDSLLQTIDFLATQNVPMRIDPILEPIGMGGPVRNGAPSGFTASLQRYSAVRKQFPEIEMMMGIGNLTELTDVDSAGVNVLLLGICQELGIRSVLTTEVINWARSSVRECDHGRRLVHHSVQHGIPPKRIDPSLVMLRDPKLRPHSDEMFASMAAQLKDNNYRLFAQQEQIHLLSAGLHLQAKDPFELFAELLQHQQSDNVDASHAFYLGYEMAKAMTALHLGKQYEQDEALSWGMLTQAEKTHRLSRASRHRSKPPSGKTNDRENQKTDP, from the coding sequence GTGAGTGATTCCCCCAGTCAACAACGACACATCCATTTCATCACGGGAAAGCTAGCCGCTCCCGCATTGAAAGAGGTGGTTGTGAACCTTGCTGACGAGATCGGTTTTGCGTTCACCATCGACATCTTGCCGATAACCGTAGCCGCGTTAATGACACCGAAGTGGATAAAGCGTCATTGGCAGATCCCGTCTCAGGCAACAGAGATTTTTGTTCCCGGCTATATCGATCAACCAGAGGAACTCCAACAGGCGACATCGGTTCCCATATCGGTCGGCCCTAAGGATCTCCGCATGTTGCCCGATTCCTTTGGCTCCGACCAGTCGATGCTTGAGGATTTTGGCAGGTACGACATTGAAATTCTGGCCGAGATCAACCATGCGTCCAGGCTCCCGGCGGAGGACCTTCGCAAACAAGTTGCAAGATTGAAAAGCGACGGGGCCGACTGGATCGATTTAGGTTGCAGCCCCGGTCGACGTTGGGACTCGGTCGGCAGCACGGTCGCCATGATCCGCGACATAGGGATAAAAGTTTCGATCGACACGTTTGACCCTTGGGAGGCAAAGGAAGCAGCCCGCTGTGGCGCCGAATTGGTCCTATCGGTCAATGCATCGAATCGCAAACAAGCCTTGGACTGGGGCGTTGAGGTGGTCGTCGTTCCCGATCGCCCCGACGACTTGGATTCGCTGCTGCAGACCATCGATTTTTTGGCAACCCAAAACGTTCCCATGCGAATCGATCCAATCCTGGAACCCATCGGGATGGGCGGCCCTGTCCGAAATGGGGCCCCCAGCGGCTTTACTGCCAGTTTGCAGCGTTACAGTGCCGTGCGGAAACAATTTCCCGAAATCGAAATGATGATGGGAATTGGAAACCTGACGGAATTGACCGATGTCGATTCCGCCGGTGTCAACGTCCTCCTCCTAGGAATCTGTCAGGAACTAGGAATTCGGAGCGTCCTGACCACCGAGGTGATCAACTGGGCAAGGTCATCGGTTCGTGAATGCGATCATGGCCGGCGTTTAGTGCATCATTCTGTGCAGCATGGAATTCCACCCAAGAGAATCGATCCCTCGCTAGTGATGTTAAGAGACCCTAAACTGCGACCTCATTCAGACGAAATGTTCGCATCCATGGCCGCTCAGCTGAAGGACAACAACTACCGTCTTTTCGCGCAGCAGGAACAAATCCACTTGCTATCTGCTGGCTTACACCTTCAGGCAAAAGACCCTTTCGAATTATTTGCCGAACTGCTTCAGCACCAACAGAGCGACAACGTTGATGCGAGCCACGCTTTCTATCTTGGGTACGAAATGGCGAAAGCGATGACCGCACTGCATTTGGGAAAACAATACGAACAGGACGAAGCCCTATCGTGGGGCATGTTAACTCAAGCTGAAAAAACTCATCGACTAAGCCGAGCCAGCCGCCATCGTTCGAAGCCCCCATCCGGCAAAACAAACGATCGCGAGAACCAGAAGACCGATCCATGA
- a CDS encoding UbiX family flavin prenyltransferase: MSSQDIVVAITGASGAIYAVRLLQILAKAGQTVHLTISPSGAAVIKQELDLSIDLSNFDPHPLLHCKAPWQQEKDGEESGDFPTDTIRYHHYQDYMTPIASGSFLTKGMVICPCSGSTLSAVARSAGSNLIQRAAEVHLKEQRKLVVVPRETPLSVFQLENMHRLASAGVVVLPAMPGWYHGVTCLEDLVDFVVSRIIDQLGIEHALIERWKNE; the protein is encoded by the coding sequence ATGAGCTCACAAGATATCGTGGTCGCAATCACCGGAGCGAGCGGTGCCATCTATGCCGTCCGCCTGCTACAGATCTTGGCCAAGGCAGGGCAGACCGTTCATCTAACGATCAGTCCCTCCGGGGCGGCCGTGATCAAACAAGAACTGGACCTATCGATAGACCTATCGAACTTTGATCCCCACCCCCTGCTCCACTGCAAAGCTCCCTGGCAGCAGGAAAAAGATGGAGAGGAATCAGGCGATTTTCCAACCGATACGATCCGCTACCATCACTACCAAGACTACATGACCCCGATCGCCAGCGGATCTTTCCTCACCAAGGGAATGGTCATCTGCCCCTGCAGCGGAAGCACGCTTAGCGCGGTCGCTCGCAGTGCTGGATCCAATTTGATTCAGCGAGCAGCGGAGGTCCACTTAAAGGAGCAACGCAAACTGGTCGTCGTCCCTCGCGAAACACCCCTTTCCGTTTTCCAGTTGGAAAACATGCACCGCTTGGCCAGTGCGGGAGTGGTTGTGCTGCCCGCGATGCCCGGCTGGTACCACGGCGTCACCTGCCTAGAAGACTTGGTTGATTTTGTGGTCTCACGAATCATCGATCAACTGGGAATTGAGCATGCACTGATCGAACGGTGGAAAAACGAATGA
- a CDS encoding anthranilate synthase component I family protein: MKPAALTFRFPTNFRPLDVFQRLARRPGCLWLDSACTGPDGTGQYSYLTSDPIDQFSLRPSDESGWKKMLEWLALQRARYLSSPTIAGAPAFQGGVAGLLGYDAAQWLESIGELPTNDLPTSPIWLGVYDWVIAFDHQQKHADLIVQPWSDSPQLRHDQIQGWLEAPATEAPAQSQDFTRRPVSGQFPTARSPELTSNFSPAGFRSAVAQIVKRIRKGDSFQVNLAQRLLYPQQEPAADIYQRLRSTNPAPMAGYLDAGDFQVLSSSPEGFLQVIADKVVTRPIKGTVPRTGNTAQDEALADQLRQSKKDHAENVMIVDLMRNDLSRACVDESVRVEALCQVESYAFVQHLVSIVRGDLRPDRTIEDLLSDCFPGGSITGAPKIEAMRTISQLEPHCRGPYCGSLGYLSTGGNADWNILIRTLTIAHGWIQIPVGGGITAQSDPVEEEAETWHKAEGMLRAIL; this comes from the coding sequence ATGAAGCCCGCTGCGTTAACGTTTCGCTTCCCAACAAACTTTCGCCCTCTAGACGTTTTTCAGCGACTGGCAAGGCGTCCTGGCTGTTTATGGCTGGACAGTGCGTGTACCGGTCCCGATGGCACGGGCCAATACTCTTATCTGACCTCCGACCCGATCGATCAATTCAGTCTACGACCATCTGACGAATCGGGTTGGAAAAAGATGCTGGAATGGCTGGCACTGCAACGCGCTCGCTATCTCTCCTCTCCGACGATCGCAGGAGCCCCAGCTTTTCAGGGCGGCGTGGCAGGGCTGCTAGGTTACGACGCGGCTCAGTGGCTTGAATCGATCGGCGAACTGCCAACCAACGATCTCCCCACCTCGCCTATTTGGCTTGGGGTCTATGACTGGGTGATTGCATTTGACCATCAGCAAAAACACGCAGATTTAATCGTTCAGCCCTGGAGTGATTCGCCGCAGCTTCGCCATGATCAAATTCAAGGCTGGCTTGAAGCCCCCGCAACAGAGGCTCCAGCCCAAAGTCAAGACTTCACACGCCGCCCGGTATCTGGTCAATTCCCGACCGCGCGCTCTCCCGAACTGACCAGCAATTTTTCTCCCGCCGGTTTTCGCTCAGCCGTTGCCCAGATCGTGAAGCGAATTCGAAAAGGAGATAGTTTCCAGGTCAATCTCGCTCAGCGATTGCTATATCCGCAACAGGAACCAGCAGCCGACATCTATCAGCGTCTTCGTTCAACCAACCCGGCTCCAATGGCCGGATATTTGGATGCGGGCGATTTCCAGGTCCTTAGTTCTTCCCCCGAGGGATTTTTACAAGTCATCGCCGACAAAGTGGTAACACGTCCGATCAAAGGAACAGTGCCACGCACGGGGAATACAGCTCAGGACGAAGCCCTCGCAGATCAATTGCGTCAAAGCAAAAAGGACCACGCCGAAAATGTCATGATCGTCGATCTCATGCGAAATGATTTGTCTCGAGCATGCGTTGACGAAAGCGTCCGCGTCGAAGCGTTGTGTCAGGTCGAATCTTACGCCTTTGTACAACACTTGGTTTCAATCGTGCGTGGCGACCTTCGCCCCGACCGGACGATTGAAGACCTGCTAAGCGACTGTTTCCCAGGCGGTTCGATCACCGGAGCCCCGAAGATCGAAGCGATGCGGACCATTTCACAACTGGAGCCTCATTGTCGTGGGCCGTACTGCGGATCGCTTGGTTACCTAAGCACCGGTGGCAACGCTGACTGGAATATTCTGATCCGCACGCTAACCATCGCCCACGGCTGGATTCAAATTCCAGTGGGAGGCGGAATTACGGCTCAAAGTGATCCGGTCGAAGAAGAAGCAGAAACGTGGCACAAGGCGGAAGGGATGCTGCGAGCCATTCTGTAA
- a CDS encoding S41 family peptidase has protein sequence MKINLTSAMVAGLIAAALLLPSSARAESATVTAAPAQSTALEAMDGGIQLEKQREWGEAIRHYESALREHIDNPDLQQRLLICRLHFDVKRRYQDNSYLQAVRETSTQQALELYEEVLANLETHYVGSADWKRLVTNGTASLEVALTEPTFVDRLLANASPEQIETFRQNVHRHSLTRPATNRHDLRSTVAYVAGLARQDLGLAGSATVFEFVCGSIGTLDPYSRFLTPNQLEETFSNIEGNFVGLGIELKAEEKQLLIVNVIEGGPADSAGIQAGDRITRVEDSYTQSADPDFVADLLRGPENTFVSVTVETPGQEPRDVDVQRRRVEVPSVEDVRIVDEEHGIGYMRLTNFQKTTSRDFEAKLWDLHRQGMRQLIVDVRGNPGGLLTAAVEVADRFVSAGDIVRTRGRNARENYDYKSHRPNTWSVPLTVLIDGDSASASEIFAGAIADHDRGELVGERTYGKGSVQGIFRMQAARVGLCLTTAKFYSPNGTAISGHGVVPTVVQQKTYMAARPAADGHITTLAEDAVLQRAIQLGRDRAAQQ, from the coding sequence ATGAAAATCAATCTAACTTCCGCGATGGTTGCGGGGCTGATTGCTGCTGCACTGCTTCTCCCAAGCAGTGCTCGAGCAGAATCTGCAACCGTGACCGCCGCGCCCGCTCAATCCACAGCACTCGAAGCGATGGATGGCGGCATACAACTGGAAAAGCAGCGTGAGTGGGGCGAAGCGATTCGGCATTACGAATCCGCACTTCGTGAGCACATTGATAATCCTGATCTTCAGCAGCGGCTGTTAATCTGCCGATTGCATTTTGACGTGAAGCGTCGCTATCAGGACAACAGTTACCTTCAGGCAGTGCGTGAAACGAGTACGCAGCAGGCCTTGGAACTGTATGAAGAGGTCCTCGCGAATCTTGAAACCCACTACGTTGGGTCTGCGGATTGGAAGCGTTTGGTCACCAATGGCACGGCGTCGTTAGAAGTCGCCCTCACCGAACCGACTTTCGTCGACCGATTGTTGGCAAATGCGTCGCCCGAACAGATCGAAACCTTTCGACAAAACGTTCATCGCCATTCGTTGACGCGGCCTGCCACCAATCGGCATGACCTGCGTTCCACGGTGGCTTATGTGGCCGGGTTGGCACGCCAAGACCTAGGGCTTGCTGGATCGGCCACCGTTTTTGAATTTGTATGTGGTTCGATTGGTACGCTGGACCCCTATTCCAGGTTCCTGACTCCGAATCAACTTGAAGAAACCTTTTCGAACATCGAAGGCAATTTCGTCGGCTTAGGGATTGAACTGAAGGCCGAAGAGAAACAGTTGTTGATTGTTAACGTCATCGAAGGCGGACCCGCCGATTCGGCGGGCATTCAAGCCGGCGACCGGATCACTCGAGTCGAAGATTCTTACACCCAGTCGGCGGACCCTGATTTTGTTGCCGACCTGCTCCGCGGGCCGGAGAACACTTTTGTTTCCGTCACCGTTGAAACGCCCGGTCAAGAGCCCCGTGATGTCGACGTTCAGCGTCGCCGAGTCGAAGTGCCAAGCGTAGAAGATGTGCGGATCGTTGATGAAGAGCACGGCATCGGGTACATGCGGTTAACGAATTTCCAGAAAACCACATCTCGAGATTTTGAAGCCAAACTGTGGGATTTGCACCGCCAAGGGATGCGTCAGCTGATTGTCGACGTGCGAGGCAACCCAGGTGGATTGTTGACCGCTGCAGTGGAAGTTGCCGACCGATTTGTGAGTGCCGGAGACATCGTGCGGACTCGAGGACGTAATGCTCGAGAAAACTACGATTACAAATCGCATCGTCCGAACACCTGGAGCGTTCCATTGACGGTTTTGATCGATGGAGACAGTGCGAGTGCAAGCGAAATTTTTGCCGGAGCGATTGCCGATCATGATCGCGGAGAATTGGTGGGAGAGCGGACTTACGGGAAAGGAAGCGTGCAAGGAATTTTCCGCATGCAAGCCGCTCGGGTAGGCCTTTGTTTGACCACTGCAAAATTCTATTCTCCTAACGGAACGGCGATTAGTGGCCATGGCGTCGTCCCGACGGTGGTGCAGCAGAAGACTTATATGGCTGCAAGGCCCGCTGCAGACGGACATATCACGACCCTCGCCGAAGACGCGGTTCTGCAGCGAGCGATTCAGTTGGGACGCGATCGCGCTGCCCAGCAGTAA
- the ubiE gene encoding bifunctional demethylmenaquinone methyltransferase/2-methoxy-6-polyprenyl-1,4-benzoquinol methylase UbiE has protein sequence MSAPETAPAEPISPANAPLDKSGARVREMFRQIAPRYDAMNHLLSLNIDRWWRNQAVKRLQVLDQSPILDICTGTGDLAFAIQRAHSDIKVIGSDFCFDMLRFARQKNSAANIPFLEADAQSLPFADNQFQCVTVAFGLRNVADTDRGLQEMTRVCRPGGQVMVLEFSSPTLPVLKQSYGFYFQHVLPKVGQLFAKNDKSAYQYLPESVGQFPSGQALLDRFTAAGLEKTTAKPLTCGVATIYQGFKPR, from the coding sequence GTGTCAGCTCCTGAAACGGCTCCTGCCGAACCCATTTCACCGGCAAACGCCCCGCTAGATAAGAGCGGAGCACGCGTTCGTGAGATGTTTCGTCAGATCGCCCCCCGATATGATGCGATGAACCACCTCCTGTCGCTGAACATCGATCGCTGGTGGCGAAACCAGGCGGTGAAAAGGCTGCAGGTCCTCGATCAAAGTCCCATCCTGGACATCTGCACCGGGACCGGTGACCTTGCATTTGCGATCCAGCGAGCCCATTCCGATATCAAGGTGATTGGATCGGATTTCTGTTTCGACATGCTTCGGTTCGCACGTCAAAAGAATTCCGCTGCAAACATTCCGTTCCTGGAAGCCGACGCACAGTCGCTGCCGTTTGCCGACAATCAATTCCAATGCGTCACCGTCGCGTTTGGTTTGCGCAATGTCGCCGACACCGATCGTGGCCTGCAAGAAATGACCCGAGTCTGCCGTCCTGGCGGGCAGGTGATGGTCTTAGAATTCAGCTCGCCTACGCTCCCGGTCCTGAAACAGTCGTACGGATTCTATTTCCAGCATGTCCTGCCCAAAGTAGGCCAGCTGTTCGCAAAGAACGACAAATCGGCTTATCAATATCTTCCGGAATCGGTCGGCCAATTTCCCTCGGGCCAAGCACTGCTTGATCGCTTCACCGCAGCGGGACTTGAGAAGACAACGGCCAAGCCACTGACCTGTGGCGTCGCAACGATCTACCAAGGCTTTAAACCGCGATGA
- the acs gene encoding acetate--CoA ligase: MSDSAANHVDHILTEDRLFPPPKSLAEGAVIGSEAEYQKLYDQAANDPDTFWDAMGKKHLHWFEPFDQVCQWDAPDVAWFVNGKTNASYNCLDAHVLAGNGDRAAIIWEGEPGDTRTLTYSELLTEVCKAANGLRELGIEKGDVVSIYMPMTPELVIAMLACARIGAIHSVIFAGFSAESIADRNNDAQAKLVITANGLYRRGKVLPLKEVVDEALEKSTSVKHCLVLQRIADQETSMIEGRDIWWHDLVDSASADCPAVPLDSETPLFILYTSGSTGKPKGILHTTAGYNLWAKLTFQWVFDHREDDVYWCTADCGWITGHSYVVYGPLTAGATCLMYEGAPNYPAEDRFWELIEKYKVTTLYTAPTAIRAFIKWGDQHVDAHDLSSLRILGTVGEGINPEAWMWYHKKIGAERCPIVDTWWQTETGGIMMSPLPAITATKPGSCTKPLPGVIPAVIDEAGERIEDGFGGMLCIEKPWPGMLRGIWGDQERYVEQYWSKVPGMYLTGDNARRDSDGYYWIMGRIDDVINVSGHRLSTIEVESALVSHPAVCEAAVVGRPHELKGQGISAFVTVTTENPGEELRNELRMHVRKEIGALAQPDDIRFAAVLPKTRSGKIMRRLLRDIAAGRESAGDTSTLEDYTVMAKLREEDDN, from the coding sequence ATGTCGGATTCCGCTGCCAATCACGTGGACCATATCCTAACCGAAGACCGTCTTTTCCCACCTCCCAAAAGTCTTGCCGAAGGCGCGGTGATTGGATCGGAAGCAGAGTATCAAAAGCTGTACGACCAAGCCGCAAACGATCCAGATACCTTTTGGGATGCGATGGGCAAAAAGCATCTCCACTGGTTTGAACCCTTCGACCAGGTCTGCCAATGGGATGCCCCCGATGTCGCTTGGTTCGTGAACGGCAAAACCAATGCCAGTTACAACTGCCTGGATGCTCACGTCCTTGCTGGCAATGGCGATCGCGCAGCGATCATCTGGGAAGGAGAACCGGGAGATACCCGGACTCTTACCTACAGCGAACTGCTTACCGAAGTCTGCAAAGCCGCCAATGGACTTCGTGAACTTGGGATTGAGAAAGGGGATGTTGTCAGCATCTATATGCCGATGACCCCTGAATTGGTTATCGCGATGCTGGCGTGTGCTCGCATCGGGGCGATTCATTCGGTGATCTTTGCGGGGTTCTCTGCGGAATCGATTGCGGATCGCAATAACGATGCTCAGGCAAAATTGGTTATCACTGCCAATGGACTGTACCGCCGCGGCAAAGTCCTGCCTTTGAAAGAAGTCGTTGACGAAGCTCTAGAGAAATCGACATCCGTCAAACATTGCTTGGTCCTGCAGCGAATTGCCGACCAAGAAACTTCGATGATCGAAGGTCGCGATATCTGGTGGCACGATCTGGTCGATTCGGCTTCGGCAGATTGCCCAGCCGTCCCGCTCGATAGTGAGACTCCTCTATTCATCCTCTACACCAGTGGCAGCACCGGCAAACCTAAAGGAATTCTGCATACAACCGCAGGCTATAACCTTTGGGCAAAACTGACGTTCCAGTGGGTATTTGACCATCGTGAAGACGATGTCTATTGGTGCACGGCCGATTGTGGTTGGATCACCGGACACAGTTATGTGGTCTACGGTCCGCTGACCGCAGGTGCTACCTGCCTGATGTACGAAGGAGCTCCCAATTATCCGGCTGAAGATCGTTTCTGGGAATTGATCGAAAAGTATAAGGTCACCACCCTGTACACCGCTCCCACCGCCATCCGCGCGTTCATCAAATGGGGCGATCAACATGTTGACGCTCACGATCTGTCCAGCTTGCGAATCCTCGGGACCGTTGGTGAGGGAATCAACCCCGAAGCTTGGATGTGGTATCACAAAAAGATTGGTGCCGAGCGATGCCCGATCGTTGATACTTGGTGGCAAACCGAAACCGGCGGAATCATGATGAGCCCGCTGCCTGCAATCACCGCTACCAAACCTGGATCCTGCACCAAACCGCTGCCCGGTGTGATCCCTGCAGTGATCGACGAAGCAGGAGAGCGAATTGAAGACGGGTTCGGCGGAATGCTGTGCATTGAAAAACCATGGCCCGGCATGCTCCGCGGTATCTGGGGCGATCAAGAACGATACGTCGAACAGTACTGGTCAAAAGTCCCGGGAATGTACCTGACAGGCGATAATGCCCGGCGGGATTCCGATGGCTACTACTGGATCATGGGACGTATCGATGACGTGATCAATGTTTCAGGCCATCGCCTAAGCACGATTGAAGTCGAAAGTGCATTGGTCAGTCACCCAGCTGTCTGCGAAGCAGCGGTTGTCGGTCGGCCACATGAACTGAAGGGACAAGGCATTTCGGCTTTTGTGACAGTGACAACCGAAAACCCTGGCGAAGAATTGCGAAATGAACTTCGCATGCATGTCCGCAAAGAAATCGGGGCGTTGGCTCAACCAGATGATATTCGGTTCGCAGCCGTCCTCCCGAAAACACGAAGCGGGAAAATCATGCGGCGTTTGCTCCGCGATATCGCTGCCGGCCGCGAATCGGCGGGCGATACATCGACTCTGGAAGACTACACCGTAATGGCCAAGCTTCGCGAAGAAGACGATAATTAG